In Hevea brasiliensis isolate MT/VB/25A 57/8 chromosome 13, ASM3005281v1, whole genome shotgun sequence, a single genomic region encodes these proteins:
- the LOC110638809 gene encoding borneol dehydrogenase, mitochondrial-like — translation MASNSLLPVPAAATTRRLEGKVALITGGATSIGECIARSFCKLGAKVIIADIQDDLGRSVSEDIGADMAVFVHCDVTIESDVEKAVDTAISTFGKLDIMVNNAAISDLRKPNIVDNDLVDFERVLKVNLVGVFLGTKHAARLMIPARQGSIITLGSVSSSVGGVASHAYTSTKHAIVGLAKNTAAELGRFGIRVNCLSPYFIETPLTMNFFKMEEDGGNGGVYSNLEGVKLTQEDVAEAAIYLASDESKYMSGHNLALDGGFTTINSAFGLFSRSA, via the exons ATGGCAAGCAACTCACTTCTCCCGGTCCCAGCTGCTGCTACAACTAGAAG ATTGGAAGGTAAAGTGGCACTGATCACCGGAGGGGCTACAAGCATTGGTGAGTGCATAGCCAGAAGCTTCTGCAAACTTGGGGCCAAAGTAATAATCGCTGACATCCAAGATGACTTGGGCAGGTCAGTTTCTGAAGACATTGGAGCTGATATGGCCGTGTTCGTGCATTGTGATGTAACCATAGAATCTGACGTTGAAAAGGCAGTAGACACTGCAATCTCCACCTTTGGAAAGCTCGATATAATGGTGAATAATGCAGCCATCAGCGATCTACGCAAACCCAACATTGTTGACAATGACTTAGTCGATTTTGAGCGAGTGTTGAAGGTTAACTTGGTGGGAGTTTTTCTAGGAACCAAACACGCAGCTCGATTAATGATTCCTGCTCGCCAAGGAAGTATAATTACGCTGGGCAGCGTTAGTTCCAGTGTTGGAGGTGTTGCATCACACGCATACACCAGCACAAAGCATGCGATTGTGGGTCTAGCGAAGAATACGGCGGCGGAGCTTGGGCGGTTTGGAATTCGAGTGAATTGCTTGTCACCTTATTTCATTGAAACACCATTGACGATGAACTTCTTCAAGATGGAAGAGGATGGAGGAAATGGTGGTGTATATTCAAATCTTGAAGGGGTGAAACTAACACAAGAAGATGTAGCAGAAGCTGCCATTTATTTAGCAAGCGATGAGTCTAAGTACATGAGTGGTCATAATTTAGCATTAGATGGAGGTTTTACCACCATTAATTCTGCTTTCGGCTTGTTCTCAAGGTCTGCATAG